A region of the Caviibacter abscessus genome:
TTTTTATTTTCTTATATATATTCATTATTTCCAAAGCATTTTCTTTTGCCATAAGTGCCATTGATAAATGATCTTGTGCATGTATTATTAATAAATTTATTTTTATTCCTTCATTTTCCAAATCTTGTGCTATTAATTTAGTTTGTATTTCGTGAGCTCCTATAAACGCTTCACTAGCTTTTACTATTTCTTCATTTGCTTTTTCAAATTCATAATTTCTTGCAAAAGATATAACCGACATAGAATGAGATTTTGATTTTCCTGCTTCAATAATCAAATCCATTACAATTTCTATCATTTTATCATCATTCATTTTTTAATCCTCCTTATCATTTATTACATCTAAAAAATTTTCAAAATTAGGTTTTTCAACAAGTTTTTCAATTTTAGCTTTATTCTCAATTAAATTACCTATTTTCAAGTAAATTTCATCAATTTTGTTATCTAAATTATCTATACAAATTAATAAAACAATTTTCACAAAATTTTTATCCCATTTTATTGGATTTTTTAACACTCCTACACATATTTTCTTTAATCCGTGACCACTATCTAATGGATGAGTTAAAACAACACCGTTAAACATTTCCGTATATCCTAATTTTTCACGCATTAAAACAGAATTATATATATCAAACTTAACATTTGTATGTTTAACTATATTTTCAGACATAATTTTTAATACTTCATTTTTATCAGGTTTTCCATTTAGAACAATAAATAAATTTTTATCAAATACACTATCTTCAAAATTTTTATATCCTTTTAAAAGATTTTCTATATATATTCTTTCGCTATTATCTAAAAAGCAATTTACCTTGTTTATTTTTACACCATAATCATTCTCTATATTAGTTATAGAAAAAACATAATCATATTTCTTTAAATTAATGTATTCCAAGTTTCTAATACCACATGTATCTATATTATATATATATTCTCCAAATAATTTTTTATACATATATTTTAAGAACTTAGATGTTCCTCTTCCTGTAGGACAAACAATTAAAATATTATTTTGAGGGATTTTATTGTATTCTATACCCATTTCAAATATAACTGCTAAATACGCTATTTCATCATCAGAAATTATTTTATTAAATTTTTCATTTAAAATATTACCTGCGTATTTAGCTATACTGTATGAAAATGGCATATTCTTTTTTATATCTTCTAATAATGGATTTTTTGTTTTTATATTAAATTTTATTCTTATTATAAGAGGGTATAAATGAGAATATAAATTTTTATAAAGTTCCGTGTTATTCGCTATATTGGTATTAAACGTAATATCAATTTGGCTAAGCAATTTATTTATTAAATCATCTATTTCTTTTGAATTTAAAGTTTTAAAATCAAATGTTTCTTTAGCCATAAAATGTACAGTTAAATATTTAAGTTCATTTTCAGTAATATTTATTTTTAAATTTAATCTCTCTAAAAGTTCAAATATATATTTTTTTACAATTTCTTTTTTTTCAAAATAATTTATTGAATAAAATATATTTTTTTCTATTTTTAAATCTAATTTCATTCTATTAATCCACACATAAATAGTTATCACTAAATAGAAAAATGATAAATCAGATAATGTTATATCTTCCATAAATACAAATCTTTTTGTAAATTCTAAAATTATTTTAAACTTTTCATCAGGTTCAACGAAAATATTTTCATTAAAATGATTACTATAATAGTTTATTAAAAAACTTCTTATATCTGTTTCTCTACCAACTATTCTAATACCATGATAAGGTTTTGATACTAGTTTTAAATTATATTCACTAAGTTTTACTTTTAGTTCCTTAATATCACTTGATATTGTACTTGGTGATGTATATATTTTTTCACAAATATCATCTAATTTTATCAACCTATTTTGGACTACAAGTATCTCAAATAAAAACTTAATTCTATCTGATTTTGTTGTAGGTATTTTTTCTTTTTCATATAATAATTTATAAATATCATCTAAATTACCATCTATTCTATAGCCAACCCCTCTAACAGATATTAAATCACAGTCATTATTATTTAATATTTTTTTAAGTTCTTTTAATATATTTCTTGTAGTTTTATCTGACATATTTATTTTTTTTGATATTTCAAAAGAAGTGTGATTTTTTTTATCTTTTAAAATATCATAAATTTTAATGTATTTATCACGCAACTTTACCTACTCCTCTCTAATAATCCTACCATGATTTATATAAATTTCCATTTGTAATTTTACCGTTAATATTACGGAAATTTTAGTAATATAAAAGAGGTTGTGTGAAAAACAACCTCTTAAAAATTTATTGTAATAATTTATTTAATAAATAATAGCACTTTCATATCCTTTAATTTTTAATGAACTATTATCAATTTTTATTTCTTTTTGCTCATTTGATAAATTATGATATATTTTAATTTTCTTATTTTCATATTCTCTTTCATATGCAAAGATTTCTTTATCTTCCATATTTATATGTTTAAAAGTTCCATATTTAATTACATCACTTTTATTTCTAATATTAATCCATTTTTTATAATGATTATAAATTGAATTTTTATCTTGCTTTTGCTTTTTTATATTATCTGTTTCAGCATTAAATACTATATCTTCCCATTTAGTTTGAAAATTATCTCCCCATAAATATGGCTCTCTTATACTTTCATCAGGTTTTATACCCTTCATTCCTAATTCTTCACCATAATATATGAAAGGATTGCCAGGTAGAGTTAATAATATTGCAGCCGCTAATTTTTGCTGTTCTGTATTTTTTAATATACTTGCTATTCTATTTTGATCGTGATTTGTTAAAAATAGGGCATCAATATAGTTTTTTGTTATTTCAGAATACTTTTTATATATCTTTTCTAAATTATACGCTAGTTCATCTCCATTTTT
Encoded here:
- a CDS encoding PTS lactose/cellobiose transporter subunit IIA, whose translation is MNDDKMIEIVMDLIIEAGKSKSHSMSVISFARNYEFEKANEEIVKASEAFIGAHEIQTKLIAQDLENEGIKINLLIIHAQDHLSMALMAKENALEIMNIYKKIKNMEDNK
- a CDS encoding BglG family transcription antiterminator, which produces MRDKYIKIYDILKDKKNHTSFEISKKINMSDKTTRNILKELKKILNNNDCDLISVRGVGYRIDGNLDDIYKLLYEKEKIPTTKSDRIKFLFEILVVQNRLIKLDDICEKIYTSPSTISSDIKELKVKLSEYNLKLVSKPYHGIRIVGRETDIRSFLINYYSNHFNENIFVEPDEKFKIILEFTKRFVFMEDITLSDLSFFYLVITIYVWINRMKLDLKIEKNIFYSINYFEKKEIVKKYIFELLERLNLKINITENELKYLTVHFMAKETFDFKTLNSKEIDDLINKLLSQIDITFNTNIANNTELYKNLYSHLYPLIIRIKFNIKTKNPLLEDIKKNMPFSYSIAKYAGNILNEKFNKIISDDEIAYLAVIFEMGIEYNKIPQNNILIVCPTGRGTSKFLKYMYKKLFGEYIYNIDTCGIRNLEYINLKKYDYVFSITNIENDYGVKINKVNCFLDNSERIYIENLLKGYKNFEDSVFDKNLFIVLNGKPDKNEVLKIMSENIVKHTNVKFDIYNSVLMREKLGYTEMFNGVVLTHPLDSGHGLKKICVGVLKNPIKWDKNFVKIVLLICIDNLDNKIDEIYLKIGNLIENKAKIEKLVEKPNFENFLDVINDKED